From the Planctomycetia bacterium genome, the window CGACACGGCGACAGCCGAGACTTGCAGCGTCAGCCGAACGATCTCCGCTAACTCGCCCGAATCGGTCATACTATTCATCGCCGCTGGATCCGGTTTCCCTATCGTCGTCCGAAAGACGAATGATTCGGCCGGCTACTTCGGCTTCTTCGCCCGCGGCTTGCGGGTGCGGGCCGGTTCGGCTGCGGCGGCGAAGTGCGGCGCGGCGGGTTGCGCGTGTGCCGTGTCGGCGGCAGGTTCGGCGACGGCCGTGGTGCGGACATCGTCCGTCCGTTGGTGGTCGTACTCGTCCGCCGCATCGTCTTCGACCGACACCTTGCCCGACGTCCCGGGGAAGACCATGATCTCGCCGAACAGATTCGACTGTTCCGTTTTCACGCTATGGTGCCGGGCCAATTCGAGCACGGCGAGGAACATGCCGACGAGCTTCGACTTGTGCATGCCCGGCTCGAAGAGCTCGCCGAGCGCGACACTGCCCTGTTCATTCAGCAACGCGGCGATGCGTTTCATATGCACGTGGATCGGCGTGTCGTCGTACACGATGTTCGTCTGCGCCGGGCCTTTGCGATCGCGCACGATCCGCGCAAACGCGCTGACCAAGTCCCACAACTCGACCTCTTGAATCGCTTCGTTCGCCAGATCGTCGGTCGGGCTCGGGCGTTCGATGGCGAGCCGGCCGAAGTGCTCTTGCCACGTTCGGCATTTGTCTTCGAGCATGCTCGCGGCATCGCGAAACTTTTTGTATTCGAGCAGTTGGCGCACGAGGTCTTGCCGCGGGTCGTCGAGCGGCTCTTCGACTTCGTCCGCGTGCGGCAACACCAACCGCGACTTGATCTCGATCAGCGTGCTCGCCATTTCGAGAAACTCGCCGATCCCGTCGATGTCGAGCTTCTCCAGTAAGTCGAGATGCGCGCAGAACTGTTCCGTGACGAGCGCAATCGGCATGTCGACGATGTCGATCTCGTGTTTGCGCACGAGATACAACAACAGATCGAGCGGGCCGCGAAACGATTCCAGGTCGACACGAAAGTTCATCGATAGTTCGTCGTCCGTCTGTGGGCGCGAAACAGGCGAAGGCCTACGGCGGCGAAGCGACGTAAGGGCAACGTTCATCGAGAAACTCACGCACTACGAGGACGACGTCGCAGCCGAGCTCCGAACAAGAAGCTCCGGCCGGCGACACCGCTTCATCGTAACACGCGCCGCGCGAGCGCGGCATGATCCCGAGAATCGTTGCGATCCTTAAGTTCTTTTCGACCGTTACAGCTTGCCGGCTTGAGGTTTCCCGCCGGCGGCGGCACGCCTTTCCTTAAACGAAGCACACGTATAGACTTACTAGCAACGCAGGCCGTCGCCGCTTGCGGTTTCGCGAGCCCTCGTCACGGGAGCATTCGACGATGAACTACGAACAACTTTGGGCTCCTTGGCGGCTCGGCTATATCCAAGGGGGGGAAGCCCAGGACGAAGCGCCGCGGGCCGAACCGCGCTGGCGCGAAGGGGCCGATCATGCGTGTTTCCTCTGCCGCGACGTCGCCACGCCCGAGGATGATCGGCGCAACTTCGTCGTCGGGCGGGGAGCGCGAACGCTGATCGTGCTCAATCGCTACCCCTACAACAACGGCCATCTGCTGATTGCACCGCAAGCACACAAAGGCCGGCTCGACGAACTGGAGCCCGAGGAACATTTGGAACTAATGCAGACGCTCGCACGACTCGTCGGTATCGTCGAAAAAAAATTGAACGCCGAGGGGATCAACGTCGGTCTCAATCTCGGCAAGATCGCCGGAGCAGGTCTGCCCGGCCATCTCCATTGGCATGTCGTTCCGCGGTGGAACGGCGACACGAATTTTATGCCGGTCTTCGCCGGAGTGCGGGTCATCCCGCAATCGCTCGACACGCTTTGGGAGTTCCTGACGGATGCGCTCAAGTCCGACGCCGTTTAACGGCCCGCTACAGAGATCGTCGCAAACATTCGTCGATCGCGAGCGCGCGCTGCTGGCCGATTATGCGATGGCCGGCGCAGCCTCGAAGGGGCGGAAGCACGAAGAACCGACTCACGCCTACCGGAGCCCGTTCCAGCGCGATCGCGATCGGATCGTGCATAGCACGGCTTATCGTCGGCTGAGCGGCAAGACGCAAGTGTTCACGCGCGAAATGGGAGACTTCCACCGGACGCGGCTCACGCATACGCACGAAGTGGCGAGCGTGTCGCGCACGTTGGGCCGCGCGCTTCGCTTAAACGAAGACCTGATCGAAGCCCTCGCCCTCATGCACGACATCGGGCATCCCCCGTTCGGACACGCCGGCGAAGACGTGCTCGACGACTGCGTGCGGGCTCAGGCGAGCACGGGCGAGGTCGGGTTCTCGCACAACCGGCAAGCGCTACGCATCGTCGAGATCATCGAGCAACGCTACCCGGAATTCTCGGGGCTGAATTTAAGCTTGGAAGTGCTCGAAGGGCAGCAAACGCGAGCGATGAAGCGGGGCTCGGCGACGAGGCCGCTCTTGGAATCGCAAGTCGTCGACGCGGCCGACAGCACGGCTTACGACACGCACGACGTCGACGATGCGCTGCATCTCGGCTTGCTTACGATCGCCGAGCTCGACGAGGTGCCGCTGTGGCGCGAGGCGACGTCGCGCGTCCGCAGCCGTTATGCGGCGCTCGAAGCCGGCGAACTCAAGCGCTGCATCTTGCATGAGCTGATCGATTGGCAAGTGAGCGATTTGCTTGCGTGCTCCACCGAACGACTCGAAGCCTGGGGGATCGAATCGACCGAGCAGGTGCGGCAGGCGCAAGTCATCGTGCGGCCGAACGACGAGCTGTTCGCCCTCAAGGCCGAGTTGGAAAAGTTCTTGTATGCCCGCGTGTATCGTCACCCGACGGTCGTCGCTTCCCGGCTCATTGCGCAACAGCAGCTACGCGAGATGTTCGCCGGCTTTACGAAGCGGCCGGAGCTGATGCCGGAGTCGTTTCGCCAACGGATCGAAGTCTACGGCCTCGGCCGAAGCGTGTGCGACTATCTCGCGGGCATGACCGATCGCTTCTGCCAGCAAGAGTATTTGCGGCTGTTTCCGGAGTGAACGACGGTCTACATCTGCCCGACTACATTTGCCCGTCTACATTTGCTCGACGACGTCGATATTCAACAACGTCAGGCCGAGCTTGATCGTGCGGGCCGTGAGATCGCAGAGCAATAGGCGGCTGTGCTTCGTTTCGTCCGTCGGCGCTTTCAGCACCGGGCATTGCTCGAAGAACGTCGAGTAGTGGTTCGCCAAATCGTAGAGATACGACGTGAGTACGTTCGGGCGGAAGTCGGCGACCGCCGTTTCCAGGGCTTCCTCGAAGCGCAAGATCGCGATCGCGAGCGCGCGCTCGGCAGGCAACTCGAGTTGCATTCCCGCCGCACTGCGGCGCAGCATGTCGACTAGGATCTCGCCCCGGCGGAAGATGCTACGCACGCGGGCATAGGCATACTGCATATACGTGGCCGTGTTGCCGCTCATCGCCAGCATCTTGTCGTAGCTGAACTCATAGTCACTGGTCCGGTTCTGCGACAGGTCGGCGTATTTCAACGCCCCGATGCCGACGATTTCGGCGATCCGTCGTCGATCTTCGGCGCTAAGCTCTGCGCCGCCGGTTTTGCGATCGTCGTTCTCGCTCACGATGGCATGAGCCCGATCGACCGCTTCGTCGAGTAGCGACTTGAGTCCAACGGCGTCGCCGGAGCGCGTCTTATACGGCCGGCCGTCTTTGCCGAGCACGGTGCCGAAGCTCACATGCCGGAAGTCGCAGGCAGCGAAACCCCAGAGCTTCGCGGCGGCGAACAGATGTTCGAAGTGCAGGCTCTGCCGATGGTCGACCACATAGAGCATCGCGTCGGGCTTCCAGCGCTGCATCCGGTAGCGGATCGTCGCGAGATCGGTCGTCGCGTAGAGAAACGCGCCGTCTTTTTTCCGAATGAGCATCGGCACTTCTTGGTCGGGAAAGAAGACGCAGAGCGCGCCGTCGCTTTCGCGGGCGATCCCTTTACGCTTGAGCTCTTCGACGACGTCGGATAGTTGATCGTGGTAGAAGCTCTCGCCGAGCGTTTCGTCGAACGTGACCGATAATCGCTTGTACGTCTCTTCCAGCGTCGTGAGGCACGGCGGCATAAACTCTTGCCAGAGCCGCAGGTTCTCGGCATCGCCGGAGTGCAGCTTCGCGGTCTCTTCGAGCACGGCCGAGCCGATCTTCGGATGCGCCGCGGCGAGCTTCGCCAGTGCGGCGTCGGCGTCGATCTGCGCGAGCTTGGCTTCGAGATCGGCAACGGCCTCGCGCTGTTCGCCGACGTCGCGCTGCGCTTTCTTCAGCGTTTGCGCGGCCTTTTTATCGGCGTTTTTGTCCCCGGTCGGCTTCGTCGCTTCGGCGACTCGGAGCATCGCTTCGGTGCCTGCGAGCTTTTCGCGGAGCTTCGGCAACTCGTCCTTGCCTTGGAAGTAGCCGACGAGTTGATTCACCTGTCGATACAACCGCGACAGCTCATCTACCGGGTTCGCCTTGTACGCCGCTTCGTCGCGGAAGTGGCGGAAGCCGTAGATGATCATGCCGAACTGCGTCCCCCAGTCGCCGATGTGGTTGTCGCCGACGGCGTGGTGCCAGAGGAAGTTCAGCGTCCGGCAAATGCTGTCGCCGATCGCGGTCGAACGGATGTGTCCGACGTGCATCGGTTTCGCGACGTTCGGGCCGGAGAAGTCGACGACGTAGGTCTTCGGCTCGGCGACCGGCGCGATGTTCAAGCGTTCGTCGCGCACGGCGATCTGCAATTGCGCCGTGAGCCAATCGTCGCGCAGTTTCAAGTTGATGAAGCCCGGGCCGGCGATCGAAGGCTCGTCGCAAAATTCCGCGACGTCGAGCTTGGCTTTGATCTCTTCGGCCACTTCGCGCGGCGGGCGCTTCAAGAGCTTGCCGAGCGGCATCGCGCTGTTGATCTGGTAGTCGCCGTTGCGCGGGTCTTGGCTCGGGATGACCATCTCGACGACGGTCGCAATGTCGGCCGGCGAGACCCAACCGGAGAGAGCCGCTTCGAGGCGATCGCGCAACAATCGACGAGCATTCATGGCCGTGGCTTCAACTTAGTCGAGGAAATTCGAGTCGAGAGAAACGTAATCCGCCGATTGGAAACGATGCGACCGGATTGTTCAACCCGGCGGGGCGTTGGCAAGCGGGGGACGTGAGTTGCTCGGTAGCTCGGGTGCGCGTGGAAGAGTGGCGACTTACGTCCCTCGCTCACCGAGAGGGCGGCTCGATCCGGCGGTGCGCTTCGTCCGGCGCTTGTGGCATACGGCACGTGGAACGTGCCTGCTACTTTACTTCGCTGGGTCTTTCGGCGTGAACGGTACGCGCTTCGCGCCGGTCCAAAGTTCGTCGAGGCGGTAGTAGTCGCGGGTCTTGCCGTCGAACAGATGGATGATGATGTCCCCGTAGTCGAGCAAGATCCAGCCGCCGGTTTGATAGCCTTCGACGCCGAGCCGGCGATCGCGCAGATCGTCTTCGAGCTTGTGGTCGATCTCTTCGCTGATGGCGTGGAGTTGCCGCGTGCTGGAGCCGGTCGCGATGACGAAGTAGTCGAACTCCGTCGTAAGCTCGCGCAGGTCGAGCACGACGATCTCTCGGGCTCGATTTTCGTGTGCCGTTTGAGCGGCTGCCAAGGCTCTGTTCAATGCTCGTTCGCGCGACGCTACCGCGGAGTTTTCGACTTTCAAGCTGCTGGTGGCCACGACCGTCCCTCGGGTGAATCTGCTGCGAACTATCTCCATTCTACCGAGACAAGAGGAATCGGCGGAAGGTTCTTTGCCGGGGCGGCGGAATTTTCCCCTCCCGGGCCGGCGGAGAGCGGCAGATGCGCTAAAATGTGTCGATCTTGCCTCGTTTCATGCCGTTTTCAGCGAGAACACCCGATGGCCGACCCAAGCAAACCGACGAACGACACTTGGCTGGAAGAAGGAAGCAAAGCGCCGGACTTCACGCTCGCCTCGGATCAAGGGCCACCGGTCAAGCTCGGCGGACTCCGCGGCGGGCCGGTCGTCGTCTACTTTTATCCGCGCGACGACACGCCGGGCTGCACGCGCGAGGCCTGCGCATTTCGCGATCGGAGCGGCGAGCTGAAAGCACACGGAGCTACGGTGCTCGGCATCAGCACCGACGATGTGAAGAGCCACGGGAAGTTCCGCGACAAGTTCTCCTTAAACTTTCCCCTCTTGGCCGACGTCGACCACAAGACGGCCGAAGCGTTCGGTGCCTGGCGCGAGAAGAATATGTACGGCAAGAAGTCGATGGGGATCCAGCGCTCGACGTTTCTGATCGACGGCGCGGGCATCGTGCGCAAGGTGTGGCGCAAGGTAAACGTCGACGGTCATGATGCCGAAGTCCTCGCGGCCTTAGACGCACTCGGCGCGAAACCGGAAAAGCCGAAGGCCACGGCGACGAAAACTGCGCCGGTGAAAAAAGCCGTGGCGAAGTCGCCGCCGACGAAGGTCGCGAAGAAAAAAACTACGAAGAAGAAAAAGTAGCTCGTCGCGCTGGCGACTAGACTGCGACCGGCTCGTAAAGCTTCGGCCGTGGCGCTTCGATCTTCGGCAGGCGCTCGAGTTCGTCGTCGATCGCGGCGGCGAGCCCTAGCGCGTGTGCCCCGTACATCAGCGTGGCATGCGTGCCGGTGATGTTGCGTACGCGGATCGGTCCGCGAATGAGATGCTCCCAACCGAGCAGCGGTGTCTGCACGGCGGACAACGGTTGACGGGCGGCGCGAAACAGATGCGCGCCCCCTTGGAGCGGGCCGGCGATATAGCGCTCGATTGCGTGGAAGTGTTCCTTAATCATCCGGAGCCGGACCGGCGAGAAGAACGAAATGTCTTCCGCGAAGTGGCTCATGAACTCGCCGTCGGCTGTGCATTGCGCCGCGTCGCCGTCGGCCGGCGCTCGGTCGGCGCGGCCGAGTAAGCGACGAGCCGTTTTTGCGACCGCCTGTCGGCAGCGCGCGAGTGCGCGGCGGCGTTCGGTCGCCGGCATGCCGGCGAGTTCGCCGAGGTAGAGCGGGAGATTGCGCGATAGGGCCCGAAGGCGATGGAAGCGCGAAGCGGTCAGAGTTCGTTCGAGCGCGAGCGGGACACCGGCATCGAGCAGCCCAAGGAATTCGACCTCTTCGCCGAGCGCTTCGAGTTGCCGCGCGATTTCGTAGGCCATCCACGCGCCCGACGAATAACCGGCAAGTCGATAAGGGCCCTGCGGCTGAATGCCACGGAGCATTTCGATGTAGTCGCGCGCACACGCTGCGACTTCCGCGACGTGTGCGTCGGGCGATTCGTCGTTGAGTCGAGGCAATTGGATGCCGTACACGGCTTGCGTCGAACGGAGCGCGGCGATCGTTTCGCGATAGATCCACACATCGCCGGCCAGCGAATGGAGGAAGAACAACGGTCGGCCGAGTTCTCCTTCCCGCAGCAAGACCGGCGCGTCGTAGACTTCATCGACCGAGTATTCGAGCGCCGCGGCCAAGTGCTCGACCGTGCGACACTCGAAGAGCATCGTCGGCGTCACTTTGCGGCCGACAGTCGCTTCAAGCCTCGCCGTGAGCGACATCGCTTTGAGCGAGTCGCCGCCCAGCGCGAAGAAGTCGTCGTGCAGGCCGATCTCGTCGAGCTGAAACGTCTCGCGCCAGACCTCGAGAATCTGTCGTTCGAGTTCCGTCGTTTCGATCGCTCCTTGAGGATCTTCCGCGTCGTCCTTCGGCTCGAAGTAGAAGGGCTCCGGCAATGCGCGACGATCGATCTTGCCGTTCGCACTTTGCGGCAGGCTTTCCAATTGCAGAAAAGTCTGCGGCACCATGTATTCCGGCAGCCGATCTTGCGCGAACAACCGCAACGCCTCGGCGCTCCACGACGCGCCGGGCTGCAAGACCACGTAAGCCGCGAGATAGCGCGTCGCCGACGGCGAAGTCACCACGACGACCACGGCATCGCGCACCGTCGGATGTTGCAGCAACGTCGCTTCGATCTCGCCCGGCTCGATCCGAAAGCCGCGAAGCTTCACTTGGTTGTCGAGTCGGCAAACGTATTCGAGTTGTCCGTCGGCGCGGAAGCGCACCAAGTCGCCGGTTCGATAGTAACGCCCCGGCGGAATCTCCGGCGACGGGTTCTCGACGAACTTTTGCCGTGTGAGATCCTCGCGCCCGAGATAGCCTTCGGACACTCCGAGCCCGCCGATGTAAAGCTCCCCTTCCTTGCCGGGAGCGACGAGTCGGCCTGCCTCGTCGAGAAGATATAGGAGCGTGTTATCGATCGGGCGCCCGATCGGCGGCGCATCGCCGGCGTCGGCGTCGCGCACGGGATCGTGTTCGTAGGTCGAGGAATAGATCGCCGTTTCGGTGGGACCGTAGACGTTGATCCAGCGAATCTTCCGGCCGCCGACTTGCAAAAATCTACGATATACGGCCAGCGACGCTTGTTCGCCGCCGACCATTAAAGCGCGCAACGTCGGAGGAAGTTCGCGGCGCGTTTCGTAGAGATAGTTCGTCAGCTCGCGCCAGAGCGAAGTCGTGACGAAGAAGCCGGAAAGCCGCTCCACGGCGATGAACTTGAGAAACCCGTCCATCGAGTCGAGCGTGTTCTGCCCGGGGAGCACGAGGGTTGCGCCGGCGTTCAACGTGCAGAAATGTTCTTCGAGCGAGGCATCGAAATTGATCGAAGCGAGTGCCGTGCGTCGATCGCCTACCTGGAGGCCGAGCATCCGAATGACGTAGGCGTTGTGGTTCGCGAGATTGCGATGCGTGAGCACGACCCCCTTCGGGGTTCCCGTCGAGCCCGACGTGTAGAGGACCACGGCTCGATCGGTCAGCGCGTGCGGAGCGTCTTGGAAGGCGTTCTTTGTCGCGATCGAGTCGGCTTTTTCAAAGGCCTGGAAGTCGGCGATCGAAAGCGTGCTTTGCGCGGTCGCCGCGATATCGGCCGGCAACGGTCGATCGTAGACGACGGACTTCGGCGCGGCGTCGGCTAGGATCGATTTCAAGCGTTGCGACGGATACTTCGGGTCGAGCGGCACGTAAACCGCGCCGGGCGACGACGTCGGCCGCGCGATGCAGTTCCGCAAACGTAACGCTCCGGTCTCCCTTCGCGACGGCCACGACGTCGGGCAGACTCGCAGCTTGCCGCATGAAGACCTCGAGGATCGAACCTTCGATCCGCCGCTCAGGGCCGTTGCGGCTCCAGTCGTCCAACAGCGCGCGCGCCTCGGGCCCGAGCCCGCTTGGGGCGGGCTCGTCGGAGTCGATCGTGTTATCGAATAATTGCGACATGGTTCTTAGATCGTCGGACCTACGGGAATCATTCCAATTCCGGCTGCGGCGTCTTGTCTTTCGTCGGGTGCGAACAAAGCTCGATCAACATTCCGCCGGTCCCTTGCGGGTGCAAGAAACCGATCCTCGCACCGTGGGCACCCAGGCGGGGAACACGGTCGATCAAACGCAAGCCGGCTTGCTCGGCGGCTTGGAGCGCTAAGGCCGTGTCGTCGACGAGGTACGCCGTGTGATGCAGGCCCGGCCCTCGCTTCGCGAGAAACTTGGCGATCGGCGAGGCCTCGTCGAGCGGTTCCAAGAGTTCGAGTCGGACGGCGCTCGCATCGGTGCCGAGCTGGTAAAAGGCGACGCGCACCTTCTGCTCCGCCACGACTTCTTCTCCCTCGAACACGGCTCCGAGAGTCGCTTCGTAAAACGGTCGCGCTGCGGCGAGGCTCGCCACGGCGATCCCTAAATGATCGAGTCCGCGAATGGCGACCGCGGCCGTGAGGCGCGCCAGCGGCGTCGGCTCGGCCGAGGGAAGCGCAGCTCCGCCGAGGCCCAACACCGGGGGCGTCGTCGAGAGAGGCGAATGAATGATCGTGGGAGCCATGCGTGTTACTCTACCGCTTCCGGCGACTCTGTTTGTTGGTCCGTTTGCTGAGTGGCGTTCTGCTCGTATTCGCCGAACACATCGGCCAGCACGCGACAGATTTCGCCGATCGTGGCGTAAGCCTTCACCGCCGCGACGATCGGCGGCATCAGGTTCTCGGTCCCTCGGGCAGCCGTGCCTATCTCGGCGAGCGTCCGTTCGACGACCGCGACATCGCGATTCGCACGCACCGACCGCAAACGCTCGAGTTGCCCGGCGGTCGCTTGTTCATCCAACCTGAAGAGCGGAATCGACGGGGCTTCTCCCGTCGTGTGGCAATTCACGCCGACGATCGAGCGCTCGCGCGTGTCGATCGCCCGATTGAAGCGGTACGCCGAACGCTCGATCTCGCGCTGCGGGTAGCCGCGCTCGATCGCCGCGACCATGCCGCCGAGATCGTCGATCGCTTCGATGTAGGCTTCGGCTTCTTGCTCGATGCGGTCGGTCAGCGCTTCGACGTAGTAGCTCCCCCCGAGCGGATCGATCGTGTTGACGACGCCGCTTTCGTGCGCGATCACCTGCTGCGTGCGCAGCGCGAGCGAAACGGCTTCTTCCGTCGGCAGCGAGAGAGCTTCGTCTTTGCTGTTCGTATGCAACGACTGCGTGCCGCCGAGCACCGCGGCGAGGGCTTGAATCGTGACGCGCACGACGTTGTTTTCCGGTTGTTGCGCCGTGAGCGTTACGCCGCCGGTTTGCGTGTGGAAGCGAAGCATGCAACTACGCGGGTCTTGCGCGCCGAAACGCTCGCGCATGATGCGGGCATACAAGCGCCGGGCCGCGCGAAACTTCGCCGCTTCCTCGAACAGGTCGGTATGTGCAGCGAAAAAGAACGCCAAGCGGGGGCCGAAGTCGTCGATCGCGAGTCCGGCTTGCAGGGCCGTTTCGATGTAGCAGATCGCATCGGCCAGCGTGAAGCCGACCTCTTGCGCGGCCGTGCTGCCGGCCTCGCGAATGTGGTAGCCGCTGATGCTGATCGTGTTGAACTTCGGCGTGGCGCTCGTGCAATAAGCGAAGATATCGCTCGTGATTCGAAGCGAGGCTTGCGGCGGAAAGCGATACGTGCCGCGAGCGATATACTCTTTGAGAATGTCGTTCTGCAGTGTGCCGGTCAGCTTCGCAGGGGAAACTCCCTGTTGCTCCGCGACTGCAATGTACATCGCCAGTAAGATCGCGCCGGTGGCGTTGATCGTCATCGAGGTCGAGACCGCGTCGAGCGGAATGCCGTCGAAGAGCGTTTCCATATCGGCGAGAGAATCGATCGCCACGCCGACGCGCCCGACCTCGCCTACGGCTTCCGGCGCATCGCTGTCGTAACCGATTTGCGTCGGCAGATCGAACGCTACGGACAGGCCTGTGCTGCCTTGGGCGAGCAGGTAGCGATAACGTCGATTCGATTCTTCGGCGGTCGAGAAGCCGGCATATTGCCGCATCGTCCAGAGCCGGCCGCGATACATCGTCGGCTGCACGCCGCGCGTGTAGGGAAACTGACCGGGAAAGCCAAGCTTCTCGACATAGCCCTGCGCGGCATCGTCGGAAGGAAGATAGAGTCGTTCGACGGGGTCGTTGCTCGCGGTCACGAACGTCGGGATGCGCTCCGGCGATTTGCGCAGCGCGTCGGCCAGCAGGCCCGCACGCCAATCGTGGGCCGCGTCGGCGAGTTGCGTCGTCGTGTTGGGTGCGACGTTCGACATGAATCCCAGGCTCGATTCTCGGCAAAGAGTAATTGCGCTACGGACTGCCCGATTCTCAACTCAAACCTGCGCGACATCCGTGTTCGCGACCGTGATCTTCGCTCCGCCGAGCACACGCTCGAACGCCGCGACGATCTCGGCCGCAGACGCGCCGGGCGTGAACACGGCTTGCACTCCGAGCGACATTAAAAAATCGACATCTTTCGCAGGGATGACGCCCCCCCCGAACAGATAAATGTGGCTCGCATCCCGTTCTTTCAGGGCCTCGACCACCTGAGCGAACAAGAAATTATGCGCTCCAGATAAGAGGCTTAGGCCGATGGCGTCGACTTGGCGGAAAATTCCCGCAGCGACAATCTGTCGTGGAGTTCGACGGATGCCGGTGTAGGAAACTTCAAAGCCTGCATCGCGCAAGACTTGCGCCACGTACTTCGCTCCACGGTCGTGGCCGTCGAGGCCCGGCTTGGCGATGAGGATTCGTTTGGGTTGTGGAAAACCGAGAGGGGGCACCGGTGCGGTCGACGTCGGTTGCCAGAACTCCGGAATCGATTGGCGCGAATTTTCCATTAATGTCGCACCTCGACGGTGTCCGGCGAACTGGCCGGCTCGGCGACTCTCGGTGCATTAAGAAACGCCTCATCGCTCGAGGCGGCTGGCCTCGCGACGGGGCGGCGTCGGCCTGAGTAGGCCGCTTCCGCGCGGTCGATCGCTTTGCGAAGTTTCGTCGCCAACGTACGGACGTGCGGCTCGAGCACCATGCTGTCGTGATCGCCGGGCACTTCCTGCAACTCGACTTCGACCCCATGCTGCGACCAGCCGTTGTCGGGGAAGATGAAGCGGCGATCGTGGTTGATCATCCGGTTCGGACCGAAGACGTGCGTCGGCTTCTGTCGCGGACG encodes:
- a CDS encoding segregation/condensation protein A; amino-acid sequence: MNFRVDLESFRGPLDLLLYLVRKHEIDIVDMPIALVTEQFCAHLDLLEKLDIDGIGEFLEMASTLIEIKSRLVLPHADEVEEPLDDPRQDLVRQLLEYKKFRDAASMLEDKCRTWQEHFGRLAIERPSPTDDLANEAIQEVELWDLVSAFARIVRDRKGPAQTNIVYDDTPIHVHMKRIAALLNEQGSVALGELFEPGMHKSKLVGMFLAVLELARHHSVKTEQSNLFGEIMVFPGTSGKVSVEDDAADEYDHQRTDDVRTTAVAEPAADTAHAQPAAPHFAAAAEPARTRKPRAKKPK
- a CDS encoding HIT domain-containing protein gives rise to the protein MNYEQLWAPWRLGYIQGGEAQDEAPRAEPRWREGADHACFLCRDVATPEDDRRNFVVGRGARTLIVLNRYPYNNGHLLIAPQAHKGRLDELEPEEHLELMQTLARLVGIVEKKLNAEGINVGLNLGKIAGAGLPGHLHWHVVPRWNGDTNFMPVFAGVRVIPQSLDTLWEFLTDALKSDAV
- the dgt gene encoding dNTP triphosphohydrolase, with the protein product MRSSPTPFNGPLQRSSQTFVDRERALLADYAMAGAASKGRKHEEPTHAYRSPFQRDRDRIVHSTAYRRLSGKTQVFTREMGDFHRTRLTHTHEVASVSRTLGRALRLNEDLIEALALMHDIGHPPFGHAGEDVLDDCVRAQASTGEVGFSHNRQALRIVEIIEQRYPEFSGLNLSLEVLEGQQTRAMKRGSATRPLLESQVVDAADSTAYDTHDVDDALHLGLLTIAELDEVPLWREATSRVRSRYAALEAGELKRCILHELIDWQVSDLLACSTERLEAWGIESTEQVRQAQVIVRPNDELFALKAELEKFLYARVYRHPTVVASRLIAQQQLREMFAGFTKRPELMPESFRQRIEVYGLGRSVCDYLAGMTDRFCQQEYLRLFPE
- the argS gene encoding arginine--tRNA ligase — translated: MNARRLLRDRLEAALSGWVSPADIATVVEMVIPSQDPRNGDYQINSAMPLGKLLKRPPREVAEEIKAKLDVAEFCDEPSIAGPGFINLKLRDDWLTAQLQIAVRDERLNIAPVAEPKTYVVDFSGPNVAKPMHVGHIRSTAIGDSICRTLNFLWHHAVGDNHIGDWGTQFGMIIYGFRHFRDEAAYKANPVDELSRLYRQVNQLVGYFQGKDELPKLREKLAGTEAMLRVAEATKPTGDKNADKKAAQTLKKAQRDVGEQREAVADLEAKLAQIDADAALAKLAAAHPKIGSAVLEETAKLHSGDAENLRLWQEFMPPCLTTLEETYKRLSVTFDETLGESFYHDQLSDVVEELKRKGIARESDGALCVFFPDQEVPMLIRKKDGAFLYATTDLATIRYRMQRWKPDAMLYVVDHRQSLHFEHLFAAAKLWGFAACDFRHVSFGTVLGKDGRPYKTRSGDAVGLKSLLDEAVDRAHAIVSENDDRKTGGAELSAEDRRRIAEIVGIGALKYADLSQNRTSDYEFSYDKMLAMSGNTATYMQYAYARVRSIFRRGEILVDMLRRSAAGMQLELPAERALAIAILRFEEALETAVADFRPNVLTSYLYDLANHYSTFFEQCPVLKAPTDETKHSRLLLCDLTARTIKLGLTLLNIDVVEQM
- the rsfS gene encoding ribosome silencing factor encodes the protein MEIVRSRFTRGTVVATSSLKVENSAVASRERALNRALAAAQTAHENRAREIVVLDLRELTTEFDYFVIATGSSTRQLHAISEEIDHKLEDDLRDRRLGVEGYQTGGWILLDYGDIIIHLFDGKTRDYYRLDELWTGAKRVPFTPKDPAK
- the bcp gene encoding thioredoxin-dependent thiol peroxidase — encoded protein: MADPSKPTNDTWLEEGSKAPDFTLASDQGPPVKLGGLRGGPVVVYFYPRDDTPGCTREACAFRDRSGELKAHGATVLGISTDDVKSHGKFRDKFSLNFPLLADVDHKTAEAFGAWREKNMYGKKSMGIQRSTFLIDGAGIVRKVWRKVNVDGHDAEVLAALDALGAKPEKPKATATKTAPVKKAVAKSPPTKVAKKKTTKKKK
- a CDS encoding amino acid adenylation domain-containing protein, with the protein product MRNCIARPTSSPGAVYVPLDPKYPSQRLKSILADAAPKSVVYDRPLPADIAATAQSTLSIADFQAFEKADSIATKNAFQDAPHALTDRAVVLYTSGSTGTPKGVVLTHRNLANHNAYVIRMLGLQVGDRRTALASINFDASLEEHFCTLNAGATLVLPGQNTLDSMDGFLKFIAVERLSGFFVTTSLWRELTNYLYETRRELPPTLRALMVGGEQASLAVYRRFLQVGGRKIRWINVYGPTETAIYSSTYEHDPVRDADAGDAPPIGRPIDNTLLYLLDEAGRLVAPGKEGELYIGGLGVSEGYLGREDLTRQKFVENPSPEIPPGRYYRTGDLVRFRADGQLEYVCRLDNQVKLRGFRIEPGEIEATLLQHPTVRDAVVVVVTSPSATRYLAAYVVLQPGASWSAEALRLFAQDRLPEYMVPQTFLQLESLPQSANGKIDRRALPEPFYFEPKDDAEDPQGAIETTELERQILEVWRETFQLDEIGLHDDFFALGGDSLKAMSLTARLEATVGRKVTPTMLFECRTVEHLAAALEYSVDEVYDAPVLLREGELGRPLFFLHSLAGDVWIYRETIAALRSTQAVYGIQLPRLNDESPDAHVAEVAACARDYIEMLRGIQPQGPYRLAGYSSGAWMAYEIARQLEALGEEVEFLGLLDAGVPLALERTLTASRFHRLRALSRNLPLYLGELAGMPATERRRALARCRQAVAKTARRLLGRADRAPADGDAAQCTADGEFMSHFAEDISFFSPVRLRMIKEHFHAIERYIAGPLQGGAHLFRAARQPLSAVQTPLLGWEHLIRGPIRVRNITGTHATLMYGAHALGLAAAIDDELERLPKIEAPRPKLYEPVAV
- the mce gene encoding methylmalonyl-CoA epimerase — its product is MAPTIIHSPLSTTPPVLGLGGAALPSAEPTPLARLTAAVAIRGLDHLGIAVASLAAARPFYEATLGAVFEGEEVVAEQKVRVAFYQLGTDASAVRLELLEPLDEASPIAKFLAKRGPGLHHTAYLVDDTALALQAAEQAGLRLIDRVPRLGAHGARIGFLHPQGTGGMLIELCSHPTKDKTPQPELE